One Rhodospirillaceae bacterium genomic region harbors:
- a CDS encoding alpha/beta hydrolase codes for MMTRPRRGYTDGPFGQIHYQDTGGDGEPLILCHQAPITSRQYDTVYPLLAAKGLRAVGIDTPGFGLSDEPDHVPTIEEYATAIPAVMDALSIPKANIVGHHTGAMIATEVALQFPDRIKNLILNGPSPFTPEEVVQWNAFVDEHEKGFVHKEDGSHLQELFARRWQWALPGTDPALVTRYVVEQLQGYGPFWYGHNAAFAYDHNVTLLKITHRTLILINTGDLVYEHAKKAHTMRPDFEFKEIEGGMIDITDQKPEEWVEAVVSFITG; via the coding sequence ATGATGACCCGACCTCGCCGCGGATATACAGATGGACCCTTTGGTCAGATTCACTATCAAGATACAGGGGGAGATGGCGAACCTTTAATCCTTTGTCATCAAGCGCCAATCACCTCAAGACAGTACGACACAGTCTATCCGCTGCTCGCGGCGAAGGGCCTACGTGCCGTTGGTATTGATACACCAGGCTTCGGACTGTCCGATGAACCAGATCATGTTCCAACGATTGAAGAATACGCCACAGCAATCCCTGCTGTAATGGATGCCTTAAGTATTCCAAAAGCGAATATCGTTGGCCATCACACCGGGGCAATGATCGCCACTGAAGTAGCCTTGCAATTTCCTGATCGTATCAAAAATCTAATTCTCAATGGCCCCTCGCCCTTCACGCCTGAGGAAGTTGTGCAATGGAATGCCTTTGTCGACGAGCATGAAAAAGGCTTCGTCCATAAGGAAGATGGTTCACATTTGCAGGAACTCTTTGCACGTCGGTGGCAGTGGGCATTACCAGGAACGGATCCCGCATTGGTCACTCGTTATGTGGTCGAGCAACTACAAGGCTATGGTCCTTTCTGGTACGGCCATAATGCAGCTTTCGCTTACGACCATAATGTCACGCTACTCAAAATTACGCATCGAACATTAATTCTGATTAACACAGGCGATCTTGTCTACGAGCACGCAAAAAAAGCACACACCATGAGACCAGATTTTGAATTTAAAGAGATTGAAGGTGGCATGATCGATATTACGGATCAAAAGCCAGAAGAATGGGTAGAAGCTGTCGTCTCATTCATAACGGGTTAA